A single Numenius arquata unplaced genomic scaffold, bNumArq3.hap1.1 HAP1_SCAFFOLD_38, whole genome shotgun sequence DNA region contains:
- the LOC141478614 gene encoding elongin-A-like yields MGRGQKAVLCLVSEDLELWKERVWDVARWLGLLEVFRNIPHMSFDDTAREPEQTFSLNRGPTGELEYPTKYDADPRAWGGVGGCSSRAQAPHSIQLLETPLGNAVTEPDADFEANFQAAWQKLERLCQEALRENKQAEKEKSRDSERGKVEKTKLSLETSQRKRKYTDASKKSTGFSSILGEDEEEEDFKPPTMSFEEYLTYDQPQKKKKKRAVKASVSAGEEEQRHSAHLLCHPSVDSSCSSRQSPSRKRSNEKRAEQEPPEAPKPKRILLDVDIKLPEIPLPPLQASCSPLPAAESVPCSQKKRRAVYSAAEEIEGGFTGRRLYSKTPVFSGLKTARVPRTPSQLCVPVVTNSIDSICEAGGVPGLEPALDRCTVREQLCGAEERHHVLIEDTERLWRNRCLRDFKNEEPKESESWREMYLRLQEAREQRLLKLAQKIGSAQANKGQAAKTMLLASPPKAPRDVRRRQEMFGTGGALVPEKSKTKPVLCASTESHPRVSEKSCDGPSTSSARSVPSSASTFSSWDPRKPPAKKIAPLMAQSVKDFKKRCSQR; encoded by the exons ATGGGAAGAGGTcaaaaggctgtgctgtgcttggtgtCTGAGGACCTGGAGCTCTGGAAGGAAAGGGTGTGGGATGTGGCCCGGTGGCTGGGGTTGTTGGAAGT gttCAGGAACATTCCTCACATGTCCTTTGATGACACGGCCAGGGAACCGGAGCAGACGTTCAGCCTGAACCGGGGTCCGACGGGGGAGCTGGAGTACCCCACCAAGTACGATGCCGACCCACGGGCCTGGGGGGGTGTAGGGGGCTGCTCCTCCCGAGCGCAGGCGCCGCACTCCATCCAGCTGCTG gagacgCCTCTTGGGAACGCTGTGACCGAGCCGGACGCAGACTTTGAGGCGAATTTCCAGGCTGCGTGGCAGAAGCTGGAGCGGCTGTGCCAAGAGGCACTGAG agaaaacaaacaagctgagaaggaaaaaagtcggGACTCCGAACGAGGCAAAGTGGAAAAGACCAAGCTGAGCCTGGAGACGTCACAGAGGAAGCGCAAATACACTGACGCGTCCAAAAAATCGACAGGCTTTTCCTCCATTCtgggggaggatgaagaggaagaggactttAAACCCCCCACCATGTCCTTTGAGGAGTACCTCACCTATGAccagccccagaaaaagaaaaagaagcgagCGGTCAAAGCCTCTGTgtcggctggggaggaagagcaacgGCACAGCGCCCAtttgctgtgccaccccagcgtcgacagctcctgctccagtcgCCAAAGCCCCAGCCGCAAGCGCAGCAATgagaaaagggcagagcaggagccaccagaggctcctaaaccaaagagg ATACTTCTCGATGTGGACATAAAGCTCCCGGAGATCCCCCTGCCGCCGctccaggccagctgcagccctcttcctgctgctgagtccgttccctgctcccagaagaaaaggagag CGGTttactcagcagctgaagagatcGAAGGGGGCTTCACAGGCCGCCGGCTGTATTCAAAGACGCCCGTGTTTTCAGGCCTTAAAACTGCCCGAGTCCCAAGGACTCCTTCTCAGCTGTGTGTCCCAGTCGTCACCAACAGCATTGACT CGATCTGTGAAGCGGGTggtgtccctgggctggagccagcgTTGGACAGATGCACTGTCCGAGAGCAGCTTTGTGGCGCCGAGGAACGTCACCAT GTCCTCATTGAAGATACAGAACGGCTCTGGCGCAACCGATGTCTCCGAGACTTTAAGAACGAGGAGCCCAAAGAGTCCGAGTCCTGGCGGGAGATGTACCTCCGCCTCCAGGAGGCACGGGAGCAGCGGCTGCTCAAGTTAGCCCAGAAGATCGGCTCAGCTCAGGCCAACAAAG GTCAAGCAGCCAAAACCATGCTTCTGGCCTCCCCGCCAAAGGCCCCTCGGGACGTACGACGGAGACAGGAGATGtttgggactggaggagctcttgtgccagagaagagcaa aacaaaaccagtcctgTGCGCATCCACCGAAAGCCACCCTCGTGTGAGCGAGAAGTCCTGTGatgggcccagcaccagcagtgcccgctctgtcccatcctcagccagcaccttctcctcctgggaCCCCAGGAAACCACCAGCGAAGA aaattgCACCCTTGATGGCACAGTCTgtcaaagacttcaaaaagagGTGCTCTCAGAGAtaa